Proteins co-encoded in one Novipirellula artificiosorum genomic window:
- a CDS encoding type 1 glutamine amidotransferase domain-containing protein — protein MNRNESMPLSGKRVLLFTGEIYEDLELWYPKLRLEEAGATTVVAGPQANTLYNGKHGYPCISDKAFEEVSETDFDALVVPGGFMPDKLRRDPLVLALVRNFDTALKPIAAICHGGWIPISAGVYRGVRVTGSPGIKDDLVNAGASYEDAAVVVDGHHISSRRPDDLPDFCRAIIKRMS, from the coding sequence ATGAATCGTAACGAATCGATGCCGCTGAGCGGAAAACGTGTTCTCCTTTTCACGGGGGAAATCTACGAAGATTTGGAATTGTGGTATCCAAAGCTCAGACTCGAAGAAGCCGGTGCAACCACCGTCGTTGCGGGCCCCCAGGCCAACACGCTGTACAACGGAAAACACGGGTACCCTTGCATCAGCGACAAAGCCTTTGAAGAGGTTTCCGAAACCGACTTCGATGCATTGGTCGTGCCCGGCGGGTTCATGCCGGACAAGCTTCGACGTGATCCCTTGGTCCTTGCGCTGGTGCGTAACTTCGACACCGCACTCAAACCGATCGCGGCCATCTGTCACGGCGGCTGGATTCCTATTTCAGCAGGTGTTTATCGTGGCGTTCGCGTGACCGGTTCGCCTGGGATCAAAGACGATTTGGTCAACGCTGGAGCGAGCTACGAAGATGCCGCTGTGGTCGTCGATGGACACCACATCAGCAGCCGGCGTCCGGATGATCTGCCCGATTTTTGCCGGGCCATCATCAAGCGAATGAGCTAG
- a CDS encoding P-II family nitrogen regulator: MKLIIAIIQPSKLEAVKEALTKVDVFRLTVMDCQGFGRQKGQTGVYRGHEFSVNLLRKVQLQIAVNEEFVKPTVDAILQGGHTGEIGDGKIFVLPMDDCIRIRTGERGSEAI; this comes from the coding sequence GTGAAGCTGATCATCGCCATCATTCAACCGAGCAAACTCGAAGCGGTCAAAGAGGCACTCACCAAGGTCGACGTGTTTCGTTTGACCGTGATGGATTGTCAAGGATTCGGTCGCCAAAAGGGCCAAACGGGGGTTTATCGAGGTCACGAATTCAGCGTCAATCTGCTACGAAAAGTTCAACTACAGATTGCGGTCAACGAAGAGTTCGTCAAACCGACGGTCGACGCGATTCTGCAAGGCGGACACACCGGCGAGATTGGCGACGGCAAGATCTTTGTCCTGCCCATGGACGACTGCATCCGAATTCGAACCGGCGAGCGGGGCAGCGAAGCCATCTAA
- a CDS encoding ammonium transporter, whose protein sequence is MMGVGLTLASVASAQDEPAAVTEVAEATDAGAVDAAEDAAPVGWNAGDKVSDLSYDDSNDYAINTLIMFVCAVLVLFMQAGFAMVEVGMNSAKNTVNILAKNVMDLAVGVLLFLLIGYALMYPGSWIAEGYLGSPGSFISRDAQIEEVNGEEVWASAPAYSDGAYASNSADFLFQVAFAATAATIVSGAVAGRMKFGAYLIYSALLTGLIYPISGSWKWGGGFLDAMGFQDFAGSVVVHAVGGFAGLAGAIALGPRLGRYTADGKSVPLPGHNIAFAALGVFILWVGWYGFNPGSQLTYSGAANAEATTYIAVTTTISAAAGAIVALLTGWTLFGKPDLTMALNGVLGGLVAITANCDRVSQVESIVIGAIGGALVVIGIVLLDKLHIDDPVGAWPVHGLCGVWGGIATGIFGDLPDGVESVGAFIGIQAFATLVICAWAFITMGGLFFLLKAIGFLRVSPEEEAAGLDISEHGMHAYPSDAISGGAIA, encoded by the coding sequence ATGATGGGAGTCGGCTTGACGCTCGCGTCGGTCGCTTCGGCTCAGGACGAGCCAGCGGCAGTCACGGAGGTTGCGGAGGCAACCGACGCGGGCGCAGTCGATGCTGCGGAGGACGCGGCACCGGTCGGCTGGAATGCCGGCGACAAGGTCTCCGACCTCTCTTACGACGACTCAAACGATTATGCGATCAACACCTTAATCATGTTCGTCTGTGCGGTTTTGGTTCTGTTCATGCAAGCAGGCTTCGCGATGGTCGAAGTCGGAATGAACTCTGCCAAAAACACCGTCAACATTCTTGCCAAGAACGTGATGGACCTCGCCGTTGGCGTGCTGCTCTTTCTGCTGATTGGCTACGCACTGATGTATCCGGGGTCTTGGATCGCGGAGGGCTATTTGGGATCGCCTGGGTCCTTCATCTCTCGTGATGCTCAGATTGAAGAAGTGAACGGCGAAGAAGTCTGGGCATCGGCTCCCGCCTACTCTGATGGCGCTTACGCGTCGAACTCTGCTGATTTCTTATTCCAAGTTGCTTTCGCGGCGACCGCAGCGACGATTGTCTCGGGTGCAGTTGCTGGCCGAATGAAGTTTGGTGCTTACTTGATCTACAGTGCATTGTTAACCGGCTTGATCTATCCGATTAGCGGTTCCTGGAAATGGGGAGGTGGCTTCCTTGACGCGATGGGATTCCAAGACTTCGCCGGCAGTGTCGTCGTCCACGCGGTTGGGGGTTTCGCAGGTCTTGCCGGTGCCATTGCACTTGGACCGAGGCTTGGACGCTATACCGCGGATGGAAAAAGCGTTCCCTTGCCGGGGCACAACATCGCCTTTGCCGCACTTGGCGTGTTCATTCTGTGGGTGGGTTGGTACGGTTTCAATCCAGGTAGCCAACTGACTTACTCGGGTGCTGCAAACGCAGAGGCGACCACTTACATTGCTGTCACGACAACGATCTCCGCCGCCGCTGGTGCCATCGTTGCCTTGCTTACCGGTTGGACTTTGTTCGGCAAACCGGACCTCACCATGGCCCTCAACGGTGTCCTCGGTGGTTTGGTTGCGATCACTGCAAACTGTGACCGCGTCAGCCAAGTTGAATCGATTGTGATTGGTGCGATTGGTGGAGCGTTGGTGGTCATCGGGATTGTCTTACTCGATAAGCTTCACATCGACGACCCGGTCGGTGCATGGCCGGTCCACGGCTTGTGTGGTGTTTGGGGTGGTATCGCCACCGGGATCTTTGGCGACCTGCCTGATGGGGTGGAATCCGTGGGAGCCTTTATCGGAATCCAGGCCTTCGCAACGTTGGTGATTTGTGCATGGGCCTTCATCACAATGGGTGGGCTATTCTTTTTGCTCAAGGCGATCGGCTTCCTCCGGGTTTCGCCAGAAGAAGAAGCAGCCGGTTTGGATATTTCGGAGCATGGCATGCACGCCTACCCATCCGACGCAATCTCAGGGGGAGCGATCGCTTAG
- a CDS encoding porin, protein MKQNYLALLAMLCAGTGFAAEGQNVYDVGDANTANPIAQVGYLEVGESVCGCAGACNCGVADTSFGTGCMEGCEVGCEDDCGSIFDSACECNLGDPCMLFGECGNFSVGGWVSVGYNNKSLPLFNNRANEAQVHQAWLYAEKAIDTSCGFDIGGRIDYLYGTDGPDTQAFGIDNNHWDNQWDNGPDYGHAIPQLYMEAGYGDWSVKAGHFYTIIGWEVVQATGNFFYSHAYTMYNSEPFTHTGALATYSGMEKLELFGGYVLGWDSGFEDNGDAFLGGASLSLNDDVTLTYSAVGGVFANNLDAFEQGYMHSVVADIALTDKLQYVFQTDLLTSDDRDEQTVRDTFGINQYLIREINDCISIGARMEWWQVQADSRGYADPDAANPADAAAIVAAGYDPASEDFDVYALTLGVNVRPHANVVVRPEIRYDWVYGNRDWLAAIGDPLLQDNANTQTTFGIDTVITY, encoded by the coding sequence ATGAAACAGAACTACCTGGCACTACTCGCCATGCTTTGCGCTGGCACTGGCTTTGCCGCCGAAGGACAGAACGTTTACGACGTAGGCGACGCGAACACCGCCAACCCAATCGCTCAGGTCGGTTACCTTGAAGTCGGCGAATCGGTTTGCGGTTGCGCAGGTGCGTGCAACTGTGGCGTCGCCGATACCAGCTTTGGCACGGGCTGCATGGAGGGTTGCGAAGTCGGATGCGAAGACGATTGTGGCAGCATTTTTGACAGCGCTTGCGAGTGCAACTTGGGCGACCCGTGCATGTTGTTCGGCGAATGCGGAAACTTCTCCGTTGGCGGTTGGGTCAGTGTTGGCTACAACAATAAATCCTTGCCGTTGTTCAACAATCGTGCCAACGAAGCACAGGTCCATCAAGCGTGGCTGTATGCGGAAAAAGCAATCGATACCTCGTGCGGTTTCGACATCGGTGGCCGCATCGATTACCTTTACGGTACAGACGGTCCCGATACGCAAGCATTCGGAATCGACAACAACCATTGGGATAACCAATGGGACAACGGACCCGACTATGGTCACGCGATCCCACAACTATACATGGAAGCGGGCTATGGCGATTGGTCGGTCAAGGCAGGCCACTTTTATACGATCATCGGATGGGAAGTGGTCCAAGCGACCGGAAACTTCTTCTATAGCCACGCCTACACGATGTACAACAGCGAACCGTTCACCCATACCGGTGCGTTAGCGACCTATTCGGGAATGGAAAAGTTAGAGCTGTTCGGTGGCTATGTACTGGGCTGGGACAGTGGCTTTGAAGACAATGGTGACGCGTTCTTGGGTGGTGCCTCTTTATCGCTCAACGACGACGTGACGTTGACCTATTCGGCGGTTGGCGGTGTGTTCGCCAATAACCTCGATGCTTTTGAACAAGGCTACATGCATTCGGTCGTTGCCGACATCGCGCTGACGGACAAATTGCAATACGTTTTTCAAACCGACTTGCTGACCAGCGACGATCGGGATGAGCAGACTGTTCGCGATACCTTTGGAATCAACCAGTACTTGATCCGAGAAATCAACGACTGCATCTCCATCGGAGCCCGCATGGAATGGTGGCAGGTTCAAGCGGACAGTCGTGGCTACGCAGACCCCGATGCTGCGAATCCCGCTGACGCTGCAGCGATCGTCGCAGCAGGGTATGACCCAGCCAGCGAAGATTTCGATGTCTACGCACTCACACTGGGGGTCAATGTTCGACCGCATGCGAATGTGGTTGTCCGCCCTGAAATCCGCTATGACTGGGTTTACGGGAATCGCGACTGGCTTGCAGCGATTGGGGACCCGCTACTTCAGGACAACGCCAACACCCAGACCACGTTTGGCATCGACACCGTGATTACCTATTAG
- a CDS encoding beta-ketoacyl-[acyl-carrier-protein] synthase family protein, whose product MPEKRIVITGAGVVSPIGIGHADFFDAVLRGDSGIRSLEDRDDDGPTPPDESNDPGIWIGAPVIGFDAKRFVKPRKAIKVMCREIQLSFAASMMAVDDAGLSGDLPASSDGPIRPDQIGTVFGSEMLFGPPTELVDAFIDCISENGSVIESQFGAAAMRKVMPLWMLKYLPNMPACHVGIALNAHGPNNTLVLGDTSAPAAMMEAISCIQRGTATWVMSGGCGTRINTTRMNYRNDLPTADVSDPISASSRPYDQASAGVVGGEAAVSFVLESMETARCRGANPLAEVVAMASRFVASGGMSLAKRSNLNHPSGIRGSAQAIELAVGEAIRKANLATADIGFVVSHAMGDPLMDEQERRALERCLPGVPLVTPIGLVGHCGAASGSIEVLVAVVALSRKVVPPSIVLPEAGAATVERRDAQPLTHDHVLCISHTSEGNAIATVLGRAALPS is encoded by the coding sequence ATGCCGGAAAAACGAATCGTCATCACCGGTGCGGGAGTTGTATCGCCGATTGGAATTGGGCACGCCGATTTTTTTGATGCGGTTTTGCGTGGGGATTCGGGGATCCGGTCGCTCGAAGACCGGGATGACGACGGGCCGACGCCGCCGGACGAATCGAACGATCCTGGGATTTGGATCGGAGCCCCGGTGATTGGTTTCGATGCAAAACGCTTTGTGAAGCCGCGCAAGGCGATTAAGGTGATGTGCCGCGAAATCCAGTTGTCGTTTGCAGCATCGATGATGGCGGTTGACGACGCGGGGCTGTCGGGCGATTTACCGGCTTCCAGCGACGGTCCAATCCGGCCAGATCAAATCGGTACGGTTTTTGGCAGTGAAATGCTGTTCGGCCCCCCCACAGAGCTGGTGGATGCCTTTATCGATTGCATCTCTGAGAACGGTAGCGTCATTGAATCGCAGTTCGGTGCCGCCGCGATGCGCAAAGTGATGCCGCTGTGGATGTTGAAGTACCTTCCCAATATGCCGGCCTGCCATGTCGGCATCGCGTTGAATGCGCACGGGCCAAACAACACCCTTGTCCTCGGTGACACATCGGCCCCAGCGGCGATGATGGAAGCGATTTCGTGCATTCAGCGGGGCACCGCGACTTGGGTGATGTCAGGCGGTTGCGGGACGCGGATCAACACCACTCGGATGAATTACCGCAACGATTTGCCAACGGCGGATGTCTCGGATCCGATCTCGGCGTCGTCACGCCCCTACGATCAAGCGTCCGCAGGTGTCGTTGGCGGCGAAGCCGCAGTTTCGTTTGTCTTGGAATCGATGGAGACGGCGAGATGCCGCGGTGCAAACCCGTTGGCGGAAGTGGTGGCGATGGCGTCCCGGTTTGTTGCTTCGGGAGGCATGTCCTTGGCGAAACGTTCCAACCTGAATCACCCCAGCGGCATTCGCGGTTCGGCTCAAGCGATCGAATTGGCGGTCGGCGAGGCCATCCGCAAAGCTAACCTTGCTACGGCGGATATCGGGTTTGTCGTCAGCCATGCGATGGGCGATCCGCTGATGGATGAGCAAGAACGCCGTGCGTTGGAGCGCTGCTTGCCGGGGGTTCCTCTGGTGACACCGATCGGTTTGGTCGGACACTGTGGCGCGGCAAGCGGGTCGATTGAAGTCTTGGTGGCGGTCGTGGCGCTTTCTCGAAAGGTCGTACCGCCCTCGATCGTGTTGCCCGAAGCAGGAGCCGCGACCGTCGAGCGGCGTGACGCCCAACCGCTCACTCACGACCACGTTCTTTGCATCAGCCACACGTCCGAAGGGAATGCGATCGCGACGGTGCTCGGCCGAGCGGCTTTGCCGAGTTGA
- the aroA gene encoding 3-phosphoshikimate 1-carboxyvinyltransferase — translation MNQAPAGNRVSNSDAQDSYVQVVPGGPVLGSITPPGSKSLTNRALICAAFAAGRSRLTGALRSEDTEVMIEALQKIGMEVRVDDAGKTIEVANPQEPFFPAAKSKPATASLFIANSGTTVRFLTAALSAFGGNYRLTGVPRMHQRPIGDLVQAIQPILDGSIRAESPGGCPPVHIDSGGWKPGQLHVAGSVSSQYLSGLMMAAPIRPIGAAKPTVDAGTRIVVDGELVSRPYVDMTVDVMRSFGANVTVVSEGLSEGETIAFEISALPQPSGFGYRGCDYCIEPDASAASYFWAAAAISGGRVTVNGLSRRAIQGDVGFVDVLEKMGCEVLHEADSITVVGKPLRGVDVDMNAISDTVQTLAVVALFADGPTRVRGVAHNRFKETDRIGDLACELRKLGAQISEHDDGLSITPPQQDSGWQGADLKTYHDHRMAMSLSLAGLKLDAVRIEDPSCTSKTYPEFFADLERLLGRPHRWGSAKAKASPKQGS, via the coding sequence ATGAATCAGGCTCCCGCGGGAAACCGCGTTTCAAACTCCGACGCCCAGGATTCCTACGTCCAAGTCGTCCCGGGCGGCCCCGTGCTGGGTTCGATCACGCCACCGGGTAGCAAGAGCTTGACCAATCGAGCTCTGATCTGCGCAGCGTTCGCTGCGGGACGCTCGCGACTTACCGGTGCCCTTCGCAGCGAAGACACCGAAGTGATGATCGAAGCGCTTCAAAAGATCGGCATGGAGGTTCGCGTCGATGACGCGGGTAAAACCATTGAGGTTGCAAACCCACAAGAGCCTTTCTTTCCTGCTGCGAAATCCAAGCCTGCGACAGCGTCGCTGTTCATCGCCAACAGCGGGACGACCGTCCGATTTCTGACGGCAGCCTTGTCTGCGTTTGGTGGCAACTATCGGTTGACCGGCGTTCCGCGTATGCACCAACGGCCGATCGGCGACTTGGTCCAAGCGATCCAACCGATCTTGGACGGATCGATTCGTGCCGAATCGCCAGGTGGGTGTCCCCCCGTGCACATCGATTCAGGCGGCTGGAAGCCGGGCCAACTGCATGTTGCGGGATCCGTTAGCAGCCAATACCTGAGTGGCCTGATGATGGCGGCCCCGATTCGCCCAATCGGAGCCGCGAAACCAACCGTCGACGCCGGAACGCGGATTGTCGTCGATGGCGAATTGGTATCGCGTCCCTACGTCGACATGACGGTCGACGTCATGAGATCGTTCGGCGCCAACGTGACCGTAGTGAGCGAGGGATTGTCCGAAGGGGAAACGATTGCGTTTGAGATTTCCGCTCTCCCCCAACCCAGCGGATTCGGCTATCGAGGTTGCGACTACTGCATCGAGCCGGACGCTTCGGCGGCAAGCTACTTTTGGGCTGCCGCAGCGATCAGTGGCGGACGAGTCACGGTCAACGGTTTGTCTCGCCGTGCGATCCAGGGGGACGTTGGGTTTGTGGACGTGCTTGAAAAGATGGGCTGCGAGGTCTTGCACGAAGCAGACTCGATCACGGTCGTCGGCAAACCACTACGCGGCGTCGACGTCGACATGAACGCGATCAGTGATACCGTCCAAACCTTAGCCGTCGTCGCCTTGTTCGCCGATGGACCGACGCGAGTGCGCGGGGTCGCTCACAACCGATTCAAGGAAACCGACCGAATCGGCGACCTTGCCTGTGAGCTTCGCAAGCTTGGCGCCCAGATCAGCGAACATGACGATGGGCTCTCGATCACGCCGCCACAACAGGATTCCGGTTGGCAGGGGGCCGATTTGAAGACCTATCATGACCACCGCATGGCGATGAGTTTGTCGCTAGCGGGGCTCAAGCTGGATGCCGTTCGGATCGAAGACCCTTCTTGTACGTCGAAAACCTACCCGGAATTCTTCGCGGACTTAGAGCGTTTGCTAGGCCGTCCACACCGTTGGGGATCCGCAAAAGCCAAAGCGAGCCCGAAACAGGGAAGCTAA
- a CDS encoding ABC transporter permease has translation MSLIQIAWRNFCHRSLSSSLTTLSLALGVGLVVLVLSIFGIISEAFSRNASVGYNLVVGPKGSALQLTLNSVYYLSQPIENLPFTEYMEFFSKPERAEMVRRYGGDPKLGERDGEYVGFVAGGYAIPLALGDYYGEFRAVGTTTDFFEKLRHGPNVDEPFTFKEGRAFKAFTQENGYFEAVLGSRVASEMGMHAGDVFYPTHGDPEGKGHGQGFKIVGILDPTGTPNDRATFVNLEGFYLLNNHSKPLTGDEVIVENDDWKQLDPEHKPLSIPQREVTSILVRNGNLMFAPGMQNKINEGLQAQAAAPVGEIAKLMTAIVGPLLKALLAITLITCVVAAVGVLVAIYNSMNDRRRDIAVMRALGARRDTVTTIILAESLIIALIGGVLGWFLAHFAIWCASGYIEEQTGVQATMFTTSTYELAVLPLVIALALLAGFLPAWSAYRTDVGSNLAA, from the coding sequence ATGTCCTTGATCCAAATCGCTTGGCGCAACTTCTGTCACCGTTCCTTGTCGAGTTCGCTGACCACGCTGTCGTTGGCACTCGGTGTCGGGTTGGTCGTGTTAGTCCTTTCGATCTTCGGCATCATCAGCGAAGCGTTTTCTCGAAATGCATCCGTTGGGTACAACCTGGTCGTTGGCCCCAAAGGTAGCGCGCTACAATTAACGCTCAACAGTGTTTACTACTTGAGCCAGCCGATCGAGAACTTGCCGTTCACCGAGTACATGGAATTTTTCTCCAAACCGGAACGAGCCGAGATGGTTCGCCGCTATGGTGGCGACCCAAAGCTGGGCGAGCGTGACGGCGAGTACGTGGGATTCGTGGCCGGCGGCTACGCGATCCCGCTGGCCCTTGGCGATTACTACGGGGAATTCCGCGCGGTTGGCACCACAACCGATTTCTTTGAAAAGCTGCGTCATGGCCCCAACGTCGATGAACCGTTTACCTTCAAAGAAGGCCGCGCGTTCAAAGCATTCACTCAAGAAAACGGCTACTTCGAAGCCGTGCTCGGTTCGCGAGTCGCTTCGGAAATGGGAATGCACGCCGGGGATGTCTTCTATCCAACGCACGGTGATCCCGAAGGAAAAGGGCACGGACAGGGTTTCAAAATTGTGGGAATCCTTGACCCGACCGGAACCCCCAACGATCGAGCGACCTTTGTGAACCTCGAAGGTTTCTATTTACTCAACAACCATTCCAAACCGCTGACCGGCGACGAAGTGATCGTCGAGAACGACGATTGGAAACAGCTCGACCCCGAACACAAACCGCTTTCAATTCCGCAACGTGAAGTCACGTCCATCCTGGTCCGCAATGGCAACTTAATGTTTGCACCCGGGATGCAGAACAAGATCAATGAAGGGCTGCAAGCACAAGCTGCGGCACCCGTCGGCGAGATCGCAAAGCTGATGACCGCGATCGTGGGGCCGCTGCTCAAGGCGCTCTTGGCGATCACCTTGATCACCTGTGTCGTGGCAGCCGTCGGAGTCTTGGTGGCAATTTATAACTCGATGAACGACCGCCGACGCGACATCGCCGTGATGCGGGCGCTCGGGGCTCGCCGCGATACCGTGACGACGATCATCTTGGCTGAGAGTCTTATCATTGCGCTGATCGGTGGTGTGTTGGGCTGGTTCCTGGCCCACTTTGCGATTTGGTGTGCGAGCGGCTACATCGAAGAGCAAACCGGCGTGCAAGCGACGATGTTCACGACCAGCACCTACGAATTGGCGGTGCTGCCCTTGGTGATTGCATTGGCCTTGTTAGCCGGGTTTTTGCCGGCTTGGTCGGCCTACCGCACCGACGTGGGTTCGAATTTGGCCGCCTAG
- a CDS encoding ABC transporter ATP-binding protein, translated as MTLESSNMTLKITDLVKTFDQPGGGRLKVLDVANFAIASGEQVALIGESGGGKTTLLHLIAGLLTPDSGSIRLAGTDLTMLSEQGRDRFRASTIGYVFQTFNLLPAFTAIENVRLGMTFGHGRHDSHRALELLDRVGLADRAHYRPAQLSVGQQQRVAIARALAAKPKLLLADEPTANVDPVSAEAVLNLIRQSCIDEKLAMLMVTHSMEVAERFHRIEKLDEINHAFAHPM; from the coding sequence ATGACCTTGGAAAGCTCCAACATGACGTTAAAGATCACCGATCTGGTCAAGACATTCGATCAACCCGGCGGCGGTCGGTTGAAGGTTTTGGACGTCGCCAACTTTGCCATCGCATCGGGTGAACAGGTTGCATTGATTGGCGAAAGCGGTGGGGGAAAGACAACGCTGTTGCACCTGATCGCAGGGTTGCTCACACCCGACAGCGGTTCGATCCGATTGGCGGGAACGGACTTGACGATGCTAAGCGAACAAGGTCGTGACCGATTTCGCGCTTCGACCATTGGTTACGTTTTTCAGACCTTCAATCTGCTACCCGCCTTCACTGCCATCGAAAATGTCCGACTCGGGATGACGTTTGGACACGGGCGCCATGATTCCCACCGTGCGTTGGAGTTGCTCGACCGGGTCGGGCTGGCCGACCGTGCCCACTACCGCCCGGCTCAGCTGAGCGTCGGTCAGCAACAACGCGTGGCGATCGCCCGAGCACTGGCGGCAAAACCAAAATTGCTGCTCGCCGATGAACCCACCGCGAACGTCGACCCGGTTAGCGCCGAAGCGGTCCTCAATTTAATCCGACAATCGTGTATCGACGAGAAGCTCGCGATGTTGATGGTGACTCACAGCATGGAGGTGGCCGAGCGTTTCCATCGAATCGAGAAGCTGGACGAGATCAACCATGCGTTCGCACATCCGATGTAA
- the smpB gene encoding SsrA-binding protein SmpB — MAKNKKSKKSTSGKKADTGFTIVTENRKARHRYEILDSVECGLMLIGSEVKSMREGKMSLDEAYIRVKSGELWLIGSDIAHYNNAGMWNHDPRRPRKLLVHAREFDKFAGAALQRGLTLVPLRVYFNARGIAKCVMGLAKGKKIFDKRETLKKRDTERGLQRAMRRR; from the coding sequence ATGGCAAAGAACAAAAAATCGAAAAAGTCGACTTCGGGAAAAAAGGCGGACACGGGCTTCACGATCGTCACCGAAAACCGAAAAGCTCGCCACCGTTACGAAATCCTCGATTCTGTCGAGTGTGGATTGATGTTGATCGGCAGCGAGGTGAAATCGATGCGCGAAGGCAAAATGTCGCTTGATGAAGCCTACATTCGTGTGAAATCTGGCGAATTATGGCTGATCGGTTCCGATATCGCTCATTACAACAACGCCGGCATGTGGAATCATGACCCGCGGCGCCCACGAAAATTGCTGGTCCATGCGCGTGAGTTCGACAAGTTCGCCGGTGCGGCGCTGCAGCGGGGTTTGACCCTTGTGCCGCTAAGGGTCTATTTCAACGCTCGAGGCATCGCCAAGTGTGTCATGGGGCTGGCCAAAGGAAAGAAGATCTTCGACAAACGCGAGACGTTGAAAAAACGCGATACCGAACGTGGACTGCAACGAGCCATGCGGCGTCGCTAA
- the lipA gene encoding lipoyl synthase, with product MAFRLPVVAEPEMPAGADLSASGRLPRWLRRPVPRGNSNHMTSGLLDELKLETVCDNAKCPNRMECYSQQTATFMILGNVCTRPCGFCAVHRGRPEMPESDEPSRVAEAAARLGLKHVVITSVTRDDLPDGGAEHFYQCVVAVREQTGATTEVLTPDFIHCKESLERVIEAEPDVFNHNMETVPRLYRRVRGPKSDYRWTLEMMRQVKRYNAEVATKSGLMLGLGEQRGELLEAFADLREHGVDFLTLGQYLQPGDKYLPVVRYLPPEEFEELGEIARSMGFKQVASGPFVRSSYHAREMAENK from the coding sequence ATGGCTTTTCGCTTACCTGTTGTCGCTGAACCCGAAATGCCTGCCGGAGCGGACCTCAGTGCTTCGGGACGTTTGCCCCGCTGGCTGCGTCGCCCGGTTCCGCGCGGGAATTCCAACCACATGACCAGCGGGCTGCTCGATGAATTGAAACTGGAAACGGTCTGTGACAACGCCAAGTGCCCCAACCGGATGGAGTGTTACAGCCAGCAAACGGCAACCTTCATGATTTTGGGCAACGTTTGCACCCGTCCGTGCGGGTTTTGTGCCGTTCACCGGGGCCGTCCGGAAATGCCGGAATCGGATGAACCGAGTCGAGTGGCCGAAGCTGCCGCTCGATTGGGGTTGAAGCATGTGGTGATTACCAGCGTCACGCGAGACGATTTGCCCGATGGTGGTGCCGAGCATTTTTATCAATGTGTGGTGGCCGTGCGTGAGCAGACCGGGGCGACGACCGAAGTGCTGACGCCCGATTTTATTCACTGCAAAGAATCGCTCGAGCGAGTGATCGAGGCGGAGCCAGACGTGTTCAACCATAATATGGAAACCGTACCGCGGCTGTATCGCCGGGTTCGCGGGCCCAAGAGTGATTATCGTTGGACACTCGAAATGATGCGGCAGGTCAAGCGATACAATGCAGAGGTGGCGACCAAGAGCGGTTTGATGTTAGGGCTGGGCGAGCAGCGTGGTGAATTGCTCGAGGCGTTCGCCGATCTACGCGAGCATGGCGTCGATTTCTTGACGCTCGGTCAATACCTGCAACCGGGCGACAAGTACTTGCCGGTGGTCAGATACCTTCCGCCCGAAGAGTTTGAGGAGCTCGGCGAGATCGCACGCAGCATGGGCTTCAAGCAGGTGGCCAGTGGGCCGTTTGTACGCAGCAGCTACCACGCGCGTGAAATGGCGGAAAACAAGTAG